In Solanum pennellii chromosome 3, SPENNV200, a single window of DNA contains:
- the LOC107014558 gene encoding serine protease SPPA, chloroplastic isoform X3, protein MAKLLSTPRLTSIHKLTVASSLSKSSSSSPIHSSPTVSPISLHSNSLFFSLYTTPLLTLRSIDNPSHIHRNFSVLAFDTKNEDVSPSSKDDTKDEDVSSTKDEPVAEINADDIGKEDQYPTGEFEFEEYGVWKSLVVKFRMLFTLPWERVRKGSVLTMKLRNEISDQLQSRFSSGLSLPQICENLMKAAYDPRISGVYLHIEPLGCGWGKVEEIRRHILDFRKSGKFIVGYAPACGEKEYYIGCACQELYVPPSAYFALYGLTVQASFLGGVFEKVGIEPQVQRIGKYKSAGDQLMRKSISDENREMLTALLDNIYGNWLEKVALTKGDFRFELHTGDLKSSGDFHDLFSYSGKKIEDIEQFVNDGVYQVERLKEESWITDIKYDDEVMSMLKERLGISKDENLPEVDYRKYSKVRRWTLGLTGYKDQIAVIRASGSISRTRGPFSSSSSGIIAEKLIEKIRSVRESKRFKAVVLRIDSPGGDALASDLMWREIRLLAESKPVIASMADVAASGGYYMAMAAQAIVAENLTLTGSIGVVTGKFNLGKLYEKIGFNKETISRGRYAELTAAEQRPFRPEEAELFAKSAQHAYTQFRDKAALSRSMTVDKMEEVAQGRVWTGKDALSRGLVDAVGGLSRAVAIAKQKANIPQDRQSDVNHYGTHPRVFCSEK, encoded by the exons ATGGCGAAGCTTTTATCCACACCTCGTCTGACCTCCATTCACAAACTCACAGTCGCTTCAAGTCTctccaagtcttcttcttcttctccaattCACTCTTCTCCCACTGTTTCCCCCATTTCTCTGCACTCAAATTCCCTCTTTTTCTCCCTCTACACTACTCCTCTCCTCACCCTTCGCTCTATCGATAACCCTTCCCATATTCATCGAAATTTCTCCGTTTTAGCCTTCGACACTAAGAATGAGGACGTATCACCGTCTTCCAAAGATGACACTAAGGATGAGGACGTATCATCGACTAAGGATGAGCCTGTTGCTGAAATCAACGCCGATGATATTGGGAAAGAAGATCAGTATCCAACCGGGGAATTCGAATTTGAGGAGTATGGTGTTTGGAAGAGCTTAGTTGTGAAGTTTAGAATGCTCTTTACGCTTCCTTGGGAGCGAGTCCGCAAGGGAAGTGTTCTCACCATGAAATTGCGCAATGAG ATATCTGATCAGTTACAGAGCCGTTTCTCTTCAGGATTATCCCTACCTCAAATTTGTGAGAACCTCATGAAGGCCGCTTATGATCCTCGAATCTCTGGTGTTTATCTCCACATTGAACCTTTAGGTTGTGGCTGGggcaaagttgaagaaattcGGAGGCATATACTGGACTTCAGGAAATCAG GTAAATTCATAGTTGGCTATGCACCTGCTTGTGGTGAAAAGGAGTACTACATTGGCTGCGCTTGTCAAGAGCTTTATGTCCCTCCAAGTGCTTACTTTGCGTTGTATGGCTTAACAGTTCAAGCATCATTTTTGGGAG GTGTCTTTGAGAAAGTTGGAATTGAGCCACAAGTGCAAAGAATTGGTAAATATAAGAGTGCTGGAGATCAACTAATGCGTAAAAGTATATCTGATGAAAATCGGGAGATGCTAACTGCATTACTTGATAATATATATGGAAATTGGCTTGAAAAAGTTGCTCTTACTAAAGGTGACTTCAGATTTGAACTTCATACTGGAGATTTGAAGTCCAGTGGGGATTTTCATGATCTGTTTTCTTACTCAGGGAAGAAAATAGAAGACATTGAGCAGTTCGTTAATGATGGAGTCTACCAAGTTGAAAGGCTAAAGGAAGAAAGCTGGATAACAGACattaagtatgatgatgag GTAATGTCAATGTTGAAAGAGCGTTTGGGAATTTCGAAGGATGAAAATCTCCCTGAAGTTGATTACAG GAAGTATTCAAAAGTTAGGAGATGGACTCTCGGTCTAACAGGTTATAAAGACCAGATAGCTGTCATTCGAGCCTCCGGGAGTATTAGTCGCACACGCGGTCCATTTAGTTCATCTAGTTCAGGAATAATAGCAGAGAAGTTGATTGAAAAAATTCGTAGTGTACGAG AGTCGAAAAGGTTTAAAGCTGTCGTCCTTCGAATTGATAGTCCTGGAGGAGACGCTCTTGCTTCTGATTT AATGTGGAGAGAAATTAGATTGCTGGCAGAATCTAAACCTGTTATAGCATCTATGGCTGATGTGGCAGCCAGTGGAGGATATTATATGGCAATGGCTGCACAAGCTATTGTGGCAGAGAACCTTACATTGACAGGCTCAATAGGTGTGGTGACAG GGAAATTCAACTTgggaaaattatatgaaaaaattggCTTCAATAAGGAGACAATATCGAGGGGAAGATATGCAGAGCTTACTGCGGCTGAACAACGACCATTCAG GCCTGAGGAAGCAGAACTGTTTGCCAAATCTGCACAGCATGCATATACCCAATTCCGAGACAAGGCTGCCCTTTCAAGATCAATGACG GTGGATAAAATGGAGGAGGTTGCACAAGGGAGAGTCTGGACTGGAAAGGATGCTCTTTCACGAGGTCTAGTTGATGCTGTCGGTGGTCTCTCTCGTGCTGTAGCAATTGCAAAACAGAAGGCCAATATACCTCAGGATAGACAG TCAGATGTGAACCATTATGGTACTCATCCCAGGGTCTTCTGTTCAGAAAAATGA
- the LOC107014558 gene encoding serine protease SPPA, chloroplastic isoform X1 produces the protein MAKLLSTPRLTSIHKLTVASSLSKSSSSSPIHSSPTVSPISLHSNSLFFSLYTTPLLTLRSIDNPSHIHRNFSVLAFDTKNEDVSPSSKDDTKDEDVSSTKDEPVAEINADDIGKEDQYPTGEFEFEEYGVWKSLVVKFRMLFTLPWERVRKGSVLTMKLRNEISDQLQSRFSSGLSLPQICENLMKAAYDPRISGVYLHIEPLGCGWGKVEEIRRHILDFRKSGKFIVGYAPACGEKEYYIGCACQELYVPPSAYFALYGLTVQASFLGGVFEKVGIEPQVQRIGKYKSAGDQLMRKSISDENREMLTALLDNIYGNWLEKVALTKGDFRFELHTGDLKSSGDFHDLFSYSGKKIEDIEQFVNDGVYQVERLKEESWITDIKYDDEVMSMLKERLGISKDENLPEVDYRKYSKVRRWTLGLTGYKDQIAVIRASGSISRTRGPFSSSSSGIIAEKLIEKIRSVRESKRFKAVVLRIDSPGGDALASDLMWREIRLLAESKPVIASMADVAASGGYYMAMAAQAIVAENLTLTGSIGVVTGKFNLGKLYEKIGFNKETISRGRYAELTAAEQRPFRPEEAELFAKSAQHAYTQFRDKAALSRSMTVDKMEEVAQGRVWTGKDALSRGLVDAVGGLSRAVAIAKQKANIPQDRQVSVVELSRPSTSLPEVLSGIGSSLAGADRTLKELLNDVASSDGIQARMDGIMFEKLGGAAYTNPLFLLIKDCLSSF, from the exons ATGGCGAAGCTTTTATCCACACCTCGTCTGACCTCCATTCACAAACTCACAGTCGCTTCAAGTCTctccaagtcttcttcttcttctccaattCACTCTTCTCCCACTGTTTCCCCCATTTCTCTGCACTCAAATTCCCTCTTTTTCTCCCTCTACACTACTCCTCTCCTCACCCTTCGCTCTATCGATAACCCTTCCCATATTCATCGAAATTTCTCCGTTTTAGCCTTCGACACTAAGAATGAGGACGTATCACCGTCTTCCAAAGATGACACTAAGGATGAGGACGTATCATCGACTAAGGATGAGCCTGTTGCTGAAATCAACGCCGATGATATTGGGAAAGAAGATCAGTATCCAACCGGGGAATTCGAATTTGAGGAGTATGGTGTTTGGAAGAGCTTAGTTGTGAAGTTTAGAATGCTCTTTACGCTTCCTTGGGAGCGAGTCCGCAAGGGAAGTGTTCTCACCATGAAATTGCGCAATGAG ATATCTGATCAGTTACAGAGCCGTTTCTCTTCAGGATTATCCCTACCTCAAATTTGTGAGAACCTCATGAAGGCCGCTTATGATCCTCGAATCTCTGGTGTTTATCTCCACATTGAACCTTTAGGTTGTGGCTGGggcaaagttgaagaaattcGGAGGCATATACTGGACTTCAGGAAATCAG GTAAATTCATAGTTGGCTATGCACCTGCTTGTGGTGAAAAGGAGTACTACATTGGCTGCGCTTGTCAAGAGCTTTATGTCCCTCCAAGTGCTTACTTTGCGTTGTATGGCTTAACAGTTCAAGCATCATTTTTGGGAG GTGTCTTTGAGAAAGTTGGAATTGAGCCACAAGTGCAAAGAATTGGTAAATATAAGAGTGCTGGAGATCAACTAATGCGTAAAAGTATATCTGATGAAAATCGGGAGATGCTAACTGCATTACTTGATAATATATATGGAAATTGGCTTGAAAAAGTTGCTCTTACTAAAGGTGACTTCAGATTTGAACTTCATACTGGAGATTTGAAGTCCAGTGGGGATTTTCATGATCTGTTTTCTTACTCAGGGAAGAAAATAGAAGACATTGAGCAGTTCGTTAATGATGGAGTCTACCAAGTTGAAAGGCTAAAGGAAGAAAGCTGGATAACAGACattaagtatgatgatgag GTAATGTCAATGTTGAAAGAGCGTTTGGGAATTTCGAAGGATGAAAATCTCCCTGAAGTTGATTACAG GAAGTATTCAAAAGTTAGGAGATGGACTCTCGGTCTAACAGGTTATAAAGACCAGATAGCTGTCATTCGAGCCTCCGGGAGTATTAGTCGCACACGCGGTCCATTTAGTTCATCTAGTTCAGGAATAATAGCAGAGAAGTTGATTGAAAAAATTCGTAGTGTACGAG AGTCGAAAAGGTTTAAAGCTGTCGTCCTTCGAATTGATAGTCCTGGAGGAGACGCTCTTGCTTCTGATTT AATGTGGAGAGAAATTAGATTGCTGGCAGAATCTAAACCTGTTATAGCATCTATGGCTGATGTGGCAGCCAGTGGAGGATATTATATGGCAATGGCTGCACAAGCTATTGTGGCAGAGAACCTTACATTGACAGGCTCAATAGGTGTGGTGACAG GGAAATTCAACTTgggaaaattatatgaaaaaattggCTTCAATAAGGAGACAATATCGAGGGGAAGATATGCAGAGCTTACTGCGGCTGAACAACGACCATTCAG GCCTGAGGAAGCAGAACTGTTTGCCAAATCTGCACAGCATGCATATACCCAATTCCGAGACAAGGCTGCCCTTTCAAGATCAATGACG GTGGATAAAATGGAGGAGGTTGCACAAGGGAGAGTCTGGACTGGAAAGGATGCTCTTTCACGAGGTCTAGTTGATGCTGTCGGTGGTCTCTCTCGTGCTGTAGCAATTGCAAAACAGAAGGCCAATATACCTCAGGATAGACAG GTTTCTGTTGTTGAGCTGTCAAGGCCATCCACGTCCTTACCGGAAGTTTTAAGCGGCATAGGAAGCTCTTTGGCCGGAGCAGATAGAACTTTAAAAGAGTTGCTAAATGATGTGGCATCATCTGATGGGATCCAAGCCCGTATGGACGGCATCATGtttgagaaattaggaggaGCTGCTTACACCAATCCCCTGTTTTTGTTGATAAAAGATTGCCTCAGTTCCTTCTAA
- the LOC107014558 gene encoding serine protease SPPA, chloroplastic isoform X2 yields the protein MAKLLSTPRLTSIHKLTVASSLSKSSSSSPIHSSPTVSPISLHSNSLFFSLYTTPLLTLRSIDNPSHIHRNFSVLAFDTKNEDVSPSSKDDTKDEDVSSTKDEPVAEINADDIGKEDQYPTGEFEFEEYGVWKSLVVKFRMLFTLPWERVRKGSVLTMKLRNEISDQLQSRFSSGLSLPQICENLMKAAYDPRISGVYLHIEPLGCGWGKVEEIRRHILDFRKSGKFIVGYAPACGEKEYYIGCACQELYVPPSAYFALYGLTVQASFLGGVFEKVGIEPQVQRIGKYKSAGDQLMRKSISDENREMLTALLDNIYGNWLEKVALTKGKKIEDIEQFVNDGVYQVERLKEESWITDIKYDDEVMSMLKERLGISKDENLPEVDYRKYSKVRRWTLGLTGYKDQIAVIRASGSISRTRGPFSSSSSGIIAEKLIEKIRSVRESKRFKAVVLRIDSPGGDALASDLMWREIRLLAESKPVIASMADVAASGGYYMAMAAQAIVAENLTLTGSIGVVTGKFNLGKLYEKIGFNKETISRGRYAELTAAEQRPFRPEEAELFAKSAQHAYTQFRDKAALSRSMTVDKMEEVAQGRVWTGKDALSRGLVDAVGGLSRAVAIAKQKANIPQDRQVSVVELSRPSTSLPEVLSGIGSSLAGADRTLKELLNDVASSDGIQARMDGIMFEKLGGAAYTNPLFLLIKDCLSSF from the exons ATGGCGAAGCTTTTATCCACACCTCGTCTGACCTCCATTCACAAACTCACAGTCGCTTCAAGTCTctccaagtcttcttcttcttctccaattCACTCTTCTCCCACTGTTTCCCCCATTTCTCTGCACTCAAATTCCCTCTTTTTCTCCCTCTACACTACTCCTCTCCTCACCCTTCGCTCTATCGATAACCCTTCCCATATTCATCGAAATTTCTCCGTTTTAGCCTTCGACACTAAGAATGAGGACGTATCACCGTCTTCCAAAGATGACACTAAGGATGAGGACGTATCATCGACTAAGGATGAGCCTGTTGCTGAAATCAACGCCGATGATATTGGGAAAGAAGATCAGTATCCAACCGGGGAATTCGAATTTGAGGAGTATGGTGTTTGGAAGAGCTTAGTTGTGAAGTTTAGAATGCTCTTTACGCTTCCTTGGGAGCGAGTCCGCAAGGGAAGTGTTCTCACCATGAAATTGCGCAATGAG ATATCTGATCAGTTACAGAGCCGTTTCTCTTCAGGATTATCCCTACCTCAAATTTGTGAGAACCTCATGAAGGCCGCTTATGATCCTCGAATCTCTGGTGTTTATCTCCACATTGAACCTTTAGGTTGTGGCTGGggcaaagttgaagaaattcGGAGGCATATACTGGACTTCAGGAAATCAG GTAAATTCATAGTTGGCTATGCACCTGCTTGTGGTGAAAAGGAGTACTACATTGGCTGCGCTTGTCAAGAGCTTTATGTCCCTCCAAGTGCTTACTTTGCGTTGTATGGCTTAACAGTTCAAGCATCATTTTTGGGAG GTGTCTTTGAGAAAGTTGGAATTGAGCCACAAGTGCAAAGAATTGGTAAATATAAGAGTGCTGGAGATCAACTAATGCGTAAAAGTATATCTGATGAAAATCGGGAGATGCTAACTGCATTACTTGATAATATATATGGAAATTGGCTTGAAAAAGTTGCTCTTACTAAAG GGAAGAAAATAGAAGACATTGAGCAGTTCGTTAATGATGGAGTCTACCAAGTTGAAAGGCTAAAGGAAGAAAGCTGGATAACAGACattaagtatgatgatgag GTAATGTCAATGTTGAAAGAGCGTTTGGGAATTTCGAAGGATGAAAATCTCCCTGAAGTTGATTACAG GAAGTATTCAAAAGTTAGGAGATGGACTCTCGGTCTAACAGGTTATAAAGACCAGATAGCTGTCATTCGAGCCTCCGGGAGTATTAGTCGCACACGCGGTCCATTTAGTTCATCTAGTTCAGGAATAATAGCAGAGAAGTTGATTGAAAAAATTCGTAGTGTACGAG AGTCGAAAAGGTTTAAAGCTGTCGTCCTTCGAATTGATAGTCCTGGAGGAGACGCTCTTGCTTCTGATTT AATGTGGAGAGAAATTAGATTGCTGGCAGAATCTAAACCTGTTATAGCATCTATGGCTGATGTGGCAGCCAGTGGAGGATATTATATGGCAATGGCTGCACAAGCTATTGTGGCAGAGAACCTTACATTGACAGGCTCAATAGGTGTGGTGACAG GGAAATTCAACTTgggaaaattatatgaaaaaattggCTTCAATAAGGAGACAATATCGAGGGGAAGATATGCAGAGCTTACTGCGGCTGAACAACGACCATTCAG GCCTGAGGAAGCAGAACTGTTTGCCAAATCTGCACAGCATGCATATACCCAATTCCGAGACAAGGCTGCCCTTTCAAGATCAATGACG GTGGATAAAATGGAGGAGGTTGCACAAGGGAGAGTCTGGACTGGAAAGGATGCTCTTTCACGAGGTCTAGTTGATGCTGTCGGTGGTCTCTCTCGTGCTGTAGCAATTGCAAAACAGAAGGCCAATATACCTCAGGATAGACAG GTTTCTGTTGTTGAGCTGTCAAGGCCATCCACGTCCTTACCGGAAGTTTTAAGCGGCATAGGAAGCTCTTTGGCCGGAGCAGATAGAACTTTAAAAGAGTTGCTAAATGATGTGGCATCATCTGATGGGATCCAAGCCCGTATGGACGGCATCATGtttgagaaattaggaggaGCTGCTTACACCAATCCCCTGTTTTTGTTGATAAAAGATTGCCTCAGTTCCTTCTAA